The genome window GGGCCACCGGAGAGACCGACTCGCCCAACGACCACCACAGCGCAAAGCCTGTGGTGAAGTAGAAGCTGAGCGCGATGGCCACACCACCCCAGCGGGGAATCGGGTCGGAGTGCACCTTGCGAGCATCAGGCAGATCGATGACGCCCATGCGCGTGGCGAGACGGTACACCAATGGGCAGAGCAAAGCCGTGATGACCAGACCGGTGAGCCAGACGGCGATGTAGGGGAGATACGACGAGACCAAGCGTCACACTACCTTCGGGCGTTTCCCCGCGTACAGCGCGGCCCTGTAGTGAAAATACTTCAACAACGGGCCCTTCAGTCCTGCTGCGGGGCGGGTGGCGGCACTTCCTCAGCAGTGGGGGCGCCCCCTGCATCCGCAGGCGCCGGAGCGGCGCCCGGCGGGAACCAGAAGACCTCGGAGGCCTTGTAGAGCTCTTGAGGATACACAATCGCCTTGTTGCCTCCCTCGGCGCGGCACATCAGCAATGCCTTGTTGGCCGTGGAAGCGAGCTCGTCGGCGTCACGGCCGTGCTCGGGGAAGCTGGCCACGCCGACGTTGATGGCCACGCGCAGCCGGCCCTCCACGTCGTCGCCGATGAACTCATGCGACTCGATCGCGGCCCGCAGGCGATCGGCGGCGATGAAGGCGCCGGAGAGCGGCGTCTCGGGCAGCATCGCGCTGAACGTCTCGCCAGCCATGCGGCCGGCAAAATCTACGGTGCGCAGCTGGCGCGTGATGATGGGGCCCAGCTGCTTGAAG of Pseudomonadota bacterium contains these proteins:
- a CDS encoding GGDEF domain-containing protein, translated to MPRLRRPHDRRCIRRSGASRLGVRGARCRWSDREVNVLDKSIDKLTGLLVKSEFQDRLTHEVQRAKRYQRPLTLLVIEVDWTYFEKEINIRAIMPYTIFKQLGPIITRQLRTVDFAGRMAGETFSAMLPETPLSGAFIAADRLRAAIESHEFIGDDVEGRLRVAINVGVASFPEHGRDADELASTANKALLMCRAEGGNKAIVYPQELYKASEVFWFPPGAAPAPADAGGAPTAEEVPPPAPQQD